One window of the Rosa rugosa chromosome 3, drRosRugo1.1, whole genome shotgun sequence genome contains the following:
- the LOC133739727 gene encoding chloroplast envelope quinone oxidoreductase homolog — MAAMPKKLMHAVQYDGYGGGTSGLKHVEVPIPAPIKNEVLLKVEAASLNPVDWKIQKGQLRPLFPLNFPLIPLTDVSGEIVEVGGGVKKFKVGDKVVIMLNPFYGGGLAEFAISNKRLMVTRPPEVSAAEGAGLPIAGLTAHQAVTQAAGIKLDGTGQKQKNILVTAASGGVGHYAVQLAKLGNTHVTATCGARNIELVKSLGADEVLDYKSPEGAALKSPSGRKYDAVIHCATGIPWSTFEPNLSAKGKVIDITPGPSAFSTCVLKMLTFSKKKLVPLMLYPKTKNLDYLVKLVKEEKLKTVIDSRQPLSKAEDAWAKSIDGHATGKIIVEP, encoded by the exons ATGGCAGCCATGCCGAAGAAGCTTATGCATGCGGTTCAGTACGACGGCTATGGTGGAGGAACTTCTGGTTTAAAG CATGTTGAGGTTCCAATCCCAGCTCCAATCAAAAATGAGGTTCTGCTGAAAGTGGAAGCAGCTAGTCTAAATCCAGTTGATTGGAAAATTCAGAAAGGCCAGCTGCGGCCTCTTTTCCCATTGAATTTCCCTCTAATACCTC TAACGGACGTATCTGGAGAGATTGTAGAGGTTGGAGGAGGAGTCAAAAAGTTCAAAGTGGGAGACAAAGTTGTTATAATGCTCAACCCTTTT TACGGAGGTGGGTTGGCTGAGTTTGCTATCTCTAATAAGAGACTGATGGTTACTAGGCCACCTGAAGTTAGCGCAGCTGAAGGTGCAGGCTTACCTATTGCTGGTCTCACAGCTCACCAGGCTGTCACACAAGCTGCAGGGATCAAGCTCGATGGCACTGGTCAGAAGCAGAAGAACATATTGGTCACTGCGGCCTCTGGTGGAGTCGGTCACTACGCAGTCCAACTAGCAAAGCTTGGAAACACTCATGTTACCGCCACTTGTGGAGCTCGGAACATTGAATTGGTGAAGAGCTTAGGGGCAGATGAGGTTCTTGATTACAAGTCCCCTGAAGGGGCTGCTCTAAAGAGTCCATCTGGTCGGAAATATGATGCCGTGATCCACTGTGCAACTGGCATTCCTTGGTCTACTTTTGAGCCTAACTTGAGTGCAAAGGGGAAGGTCATAGACATTACTCCTGGTCCAAGTGCCTTCTCTACTTGTGTTCTGAAGATGCTAACTTTCTCCAAAAAGAAGTTGGTGCCACTTATGTTGTATCCCAAGACTAAGAACCTGGATTATCTTGTGAAGCTAGTGAAGGAAGAAAAGCTCAAGACGGTGATCGACTCGAGGCAACCTCTGAGCAAGGCTGAAGATGCTTGGGCTAAGAGTATTGATGGCCATGCAACTGGGAAGATCATTGTGGAGCCTTAA
- the LOC133741104 gene encoding structural maintenance of chromosomes flexible hinge domain-containing protein GMI1-like, producing MEGPGSVVRELNFLREHVLGFRRTMFMRQLNTFCLKVSKVNLVVRLKFYAGVISCAYSAQFILSSLSDEKGCILSVNEGDTNLDMGESLSVPFSVVDAGKCIDVERTEWENHIKRPRQKSPSSIELLDAEQCQELEVDGIKTLYVGNDFNGDVPLTKKILAALTTGEQAKHGCGC from the exons ATGGAAGGACCTGGAAGTGTGGTCAGAGAATTAAACTTCTTAAGGGAGCATGTGCTGGGGTTCAGAAGAACAATGTTTATGCGACAATTGAATACTTTTTGCTTGAAGGTCTCCAAGGTGAATCTGGTG GTGAGGCTGAAATTTTATGCAGGTGTGATTTCTTGTGCATATTCTGCTCAATTTATCCTTTCAAGTCTGTCCGATGAAAAGGGGTGCATCCTTTCAGTCAATGAGGGAGATACTAATTTGGATATGGGCGAATCCTTGTCTGTACCATTCAGTGTGGTTGACGCCGGAAAG TGCATAGATGTTGAAAGAACTGAGTGGGAAAACCATATAAAGAGACCACGGCAGAAATCTCCTTCTTCAATTGAACTTCTTGATGCAGAACAATGCCAAGAGTTGGAGGTTGATGGG ATTAAGACCTTATATGTGGGCAATGACTTCAATGGAGATGTTCCTTTAACAAAGAAAATTCTTGCTGCATTAACTACAGGTGAGCAGGCTAAGCATGGTTGTGGATGCTAA